In Schizosaccharomyces osmophilus chromosome 2, complete sequence, the following proteins share a genomic window:
- the ppk3 gene encoding protein kinase domain and HEAT repeat protein Ppk3 — MDFLKSAASLISKANFMFPYDLDQKVPLAIGSLWTLHNGRIKQTGEQCSIFSIPIAANPELVKLTEQSADQLKVIRHPCIIKILATYKDSTTLYIATEVVRPLIDELSSSNNYHKICGLWRVASALFFLEEQNLIHGNVQLSSIYLNESYEWVLGDFFLAGSNPNTFKKNFQILNPFNSLASSGVRDLVLHREFSQVDCIEFTYLVYQVFNSTNTKAVDLNQRENIPASIHNSLKKLVSQDSKQRISISEFLRLGERPGGFFRSNFIVLVDMINKMQIQDPADCQKLFELLKTNLTFLSPNYLQKKVLPVIFLSLKSGTSTSASELLFSIAFTIKDNKDFEKDFGIPLLSCLKTANNRVRSLLVDALYKHNDFLPPTLTSDDAFLLYCNFVRLDDPKLKFSAILLYSAIASKISKKALNNDLLRTLALLQNDAQPSIRINSIICLGKISEYLDQHIRTRVLVAALSKSLKDPIADARKATLDVMLATAAYFSAKELATKFLPCIVPLLVDDNESLRISSEEVTQKFLNRIKDFNEGEEETSVEVPSKSFLNIFFRPASTPRPKENNANQFEGIPKNQGSFDSEKTKRSSANTILSLERSDAAPSDVETEDQLDEEWMQEWDDNDNVEEELNNEVNNWGL, encoded by the exons ATGGATTTCTTAAAATCTGCAGCATCACTCATTTCAAAGGCAAACTTTATGTTTCCTTATGATTTAGATCAGAAAGTACCATTGGCGATAGGATCGTTGTGGACTCTACATAACGGAAGAATAAAG CAAACGGGTGAACAGTGCAGCATCTTTTCTATTCCAATTGCAGCAAATCCCGAGTTGGTAAAGCTTACTGAACAATCCGCTGATCAGCTCAAAGTTATCCGGCATCCTTGcataataaaaatactGGCAACTTATAAGGAT TCTACTACACTTTACATAGCTACTGAAGTTGTCCGACCATTAATAGATGAGTTGAGTTCATCTAATAATTACCATAAAATATGCGGTTTATGGAGAGTAGCT TCTGCGTTGTTTTTCCTTGAGGAACAAAATTTAATTCATGGAAATGTTCAGCTGTCTTCTATTTATCTTAATGAAAGTTACGAATGGGTATTGGGTGACTTTTTTCTAGCTGGCTCTAATCCTAATACCTTCAAA AAAAACTTTCAAATACTAAATCCCTTCAACTCATTAGCCTCTTCCGGTGTGAGGGATCTTGTTTTACACCG AGAATTTTCACAAGTAGATTGCATCGAGTTTACTTATCTGGTCTACCAAGTTTTTAATTCAACTAATACTAAAGCTGTTGACCTTAACCAAAGAGAGAATATCCCTGCT AGTATACACAactcattaaaaaaattggtttCACAGGATTCCAAACAAAGAATTAGTATATCTGAATTTTTACGACTGGGTGAAAGACCTGGTGGGTTTTTTCGGTCCAATTTTATCGTCCTGGTGGACatgataaataaaatgCAAATCCAGGATCCAGCTGATTgtcaaaagctttttga ATTACTAAAAACCAATTTAACTTTCCTATCTCCAAattatcttcaaaaaaaagtcttgcctgtgatttttttgagcCTGAAGTCAG GTACATCTACTAGTGCTTCagaacttttattttcaatagCATTTACTATAAAAGATAATAaggattttgaaaaagattttggaaTCCCTCTTTTATCATGCCTGAAAACTGCAAATAATCGAGTACGGTCCTTGCTAGTGGATGCGCTGTATAAGCATAACGATTTTCTGCCGCCAACCTTAACAAGTGATGATGCTTTTCTATTATATTGCAACTTTGTCAGGCTTGATGATCCAAAACTGAAGTTCTCAGCAATTTTGCTTTATTCCGCCATAGCATCGAAA ATTTCTAAGAAGGCATTGAATAACGACCTATTGCGCACACTTGCCCTATTACAGAATGATGCTCAACCGTCCATTAGGATCAATTCAATCATATGCCTTGGAAAGATTTCGGAATACTTGGACCAACAC ATTCGAACACGTGTTTTAGTAGCCGCATTGTCTAAATCACTGAAAGATCCTATTGCTGATGCCCGAAAAGCTACTTTGGATGTTATGTTAGCCACAGCTGCCTATTTTTCAGCAAAGGAACTGGCCACAAAGTTCCTTCCATGCATAGTACCTTTATTGGTCGATGATAATGA GTCTTTACGTATATCATCCGAAGAAGTCACTCAGAAATTCCTAAACCGAATCAAAGATTTTAATGAgggagaagaagaaacatcAGTTGAAGTTCCTAGCAAGTCGTTTCTTAACATCTTCTTCCGTCCGGCTTCCACACCTcgaccaaaagaaaataacgCCAATCAATTTGAAGGAATTCCTAAAAATCAAGGTTCTTTTGACAgtgaaaagacaaaaaggAGCTCTGCAAATACTATTCTTTCTCTTGAGAGATCTGATGCTGCTCCCTCAGACGTCGAAACCGAGGATCAACTTGATGAAGAGTGGATGCAAGAATGGGACGACAATGACAACGTAGAAGAGGAATTAAACAACGAAGTTAATAATTGGGGATTATAA
- the tca17 gene encoding TRAPP complex subunit 2-like Tca17 has protein sequence MVKLRLVFLAIAGPKNEQLYLEVFDSLEKSLLSKYQYLSELSLDVIQDLVQNPERTSNDCFLGLLGVEEDISTYAFCSNTNVKFILAVRSSDFVVRESEIRQLLRRIYTIHTHAVCNPFSLELTPDTLKQSLYFNETLQQLSLDWNNQ, from the exons ATGGTTAAACTAAGACTGGTTTTTTTGGCCATTGCAGGACCTAAAAATGAGCAATTGTATCTGGAAGTTTTTGACTCTCTAGAAAAGTCATTATTATCAAAGTACCAATATTTGAGCGAGCTAAGTCTGGACGTTATTCAAGATTTGGTTCAAAATCCAGAAAGGACTTCCAATGATTGTTTCTTGGGATTATTGGGAGTAGAAGAGGATATAAGTACATATGCTTTTTGCAGCAACACTAATGTGAAGTTCATTTTGGCAGTTCGTTCATCTGATTTCGTAGTGCGCGAATCAGAAATCCGACAG CTTCTTCGGAGAATTTATACTATTCATACTCATGCTGTATGCAATCCATTTTCCCTGGAACTGACTCCCGACACTCTTAAGCAATCCCTTTATTTTAATGAGACGTTACAGCAGTTGAGTTTAGACTGGAACAATCAATAA
- the sgo2 gene encoding centromeric adaptor, shugoshin Sgo2, producing MSTASPSLSLEESKKKQLRQYKEIIRISKAQSARIKDLQLENERLLSENIDLRSVAINLEEQLESQQIKNEGLQEKVNSLLSKCQGEAETFIKSISQYRQDAQEFFQAWESQSTREVETDEEDLDEETFVKETEDILKEANEDVSIKNLSCLLDNSGNQNDHSINASKKASSSLTENHETNKEKEISEERSTGGPAEARSHNERREETRDSSNGRKSYQLISNGPKSVETNEINVHDDLHDQTIDLSSRTLNNINSRNSDIVPVNAERHMASSTPFNTTNEASVEAKLNRKSNASGPQVIGISNDTNPIQQQTKSRSLDQVSRAVEHQPSSPKQSDTPSTYPTNSEMIQNPEKSVSQSIPTPELYSHTADIKLQESHRVNTHPHSQVLPEKRKSSLSRLPANSDTSESDEPLSTLKNSNGRFSSEPPRNGGLVTSGDNSTASNPLWLQGILNNRASPNRVSSKKTPNSTHNQHNQESLYDNLQLLSTVTNLRFFETHAKDEKNIVKEKKEEPPLKKTKRGRPPGSTNKTVVPSSPEQQSRSASEELNDGRSRRERKRVNYALPGLRTKMRRDFNLPTDHSKPRKHRRAKTPEPMGEEPDS from the exons ATGTCAACAGCATCTCCTTCTTTGAGTTTGGAAGAAT CTaagaaaaagcagcttCGACAATACAAGGAAATAATACG AATAAGCAAAGCCCAGTCGGCCCGTATTAAGGATCTTCAATTGGAAAATGAACGGTTGCTGTCGGAAAACATTGACCTTAGATCCGTTGCAATCAATTTAGAAGAACAATTGGAGTCTCAGCAGATTAAAAACGAAGGACTACAGGAGAAGGTTAATTCACTTTTGTCAAAATGCCAAGGGGAAGCCGaaacttttataaaatcaatAAGTCAATATCGTCAAGATGCTCAAG AATTCTTTCAAGCTTGGGAATCTCAGTCGACAAGAGAAGTTGAAACGGACGAAGAAGATCTTGATGAG GAAACTTTTGTTAAAGAAACAGAGGATATATTGAAAGAGGCTAATGAGGACGTAtctataaaaaatttgagTTGTTTATTAGACAATAGTGGTAACCAAAACGACCATTCGATTAACGCTTCCAAAAAAGCGTCCAGTTCACTTACTGAGAACCAcgaaacaaacaaagagaaagaaatttccGAAGAAAGAAGTACCGGTGGACCTGCCGAAGCGAGGTCTCACAATGAGCGAAGAGAAGAAACCCGTGATTCCTCAAATGGCAGGAAATCATACCAATTAATTTCCAACGGTCCAAAATCTGTCGAAACGAATGAAATCAATGTTCATGATGACTTGCACGACCAAACAATTGATTTAAGCTCGAGAACTTTGAATAATATAAATTCGAGAAACTCGGATATCGTCCCTGTTAATGCTGAGCGGCACATGGCATCCTCCACTCCTTTCAATACTACTAATGAAGCTTCCGTTGAGGCAAAACTGAATCGTAAATCAAATGCTTCAGGACCGCAAGTAATAGGAATAAGTAATGATACTAATCCTATTcaacaacaaacaaaaagtcgTTCATTAGATCAGGTTTCTCGGGCTGTAGAACATCAGCCTTCATCCCCAAAACAATCTGATACTCCGTCAACCTATCCTACTAATTCTGAGATGATACAAAATCCCGAAAAGTCAGTTTCCCAATCAATCCCTACGCCGGAGTTATACTCGCATACAGCCGACATAAAATTACAAGAATCACATAGAGTCAACACTCATCCGCACTCACAAGTTCTTCCtgaaaagaggaaaagctCCTTATCAAGGCTACCCGCCAATTCAGACACATCGGAGAGCGATGAGCCATTAAGcactttaaaaaattcgaATGGTAGATTTTCAAGTGAGCCGCCTCGGAACGGTGGACTGGTGACTAGCGGAGATAACTCAACAGCTTCTAATCCGCTTTGGCTTCAGGGAATCTTGAACAACCGTGCGTCACCTAATAGAgtttcatcaaagaaaacaccAAATTCAACGCACAACCAGCACAATCAAGAGTCCCTGTATGACAATCTCCAATTGCTGTCAACGGTAACCAATCTGAGGTTTTTCGAAACGCATgcaaaagatgaaaaaaatatagtaaaggaaaaaaaggaagaaccACCcttaaaaaaaacgaaaagagGAAGGCCTCCAGGAAGCACAAATAAAACAGTGGTACCCAGTAGTCCTGAACAGCAGAGTCGCTCCGCCTCCGAGGAATTAAATGATGGAAGAAGTAGACGAGAGAGAAAGCGTGTCAATTATGCCCTTCCAGGACTTCGTACAAAAATGCGGAGGGATTTTAATTTGCCTACTGACCACTCCAAACCACGAAAGCATAGACGTGCTAAAACACCCGAACCCATGGGTGAGGAACCAGATAGCTAG
- the bud6 gene encoding actin nucleation-promoting factor Bud6/Aip3: MSFHNNGQELPCSNNPELLRQRTDSMNSSSQRYPSVSNLQRAPSVTSARNHSGDKFTPIANSIESSVTKLLVITKQLLESLTKWSKQLAEPDDVSAIYIRLVTEFNMTIRIFKEVGIESLDLEDFPFELRSILEETLAEIPSTESLQRHLPHVREIIMHLLKSLKYKQSLYKSRFLRPRKESQASRGSEENTSRKGSSEYAFCTRSTNFESFLGPPAFPDTPNALNALKQSSSLERRASKRLSKMNKSVQQGPNDDIQRNKITVESVRDLLTDSQAADIKSLDTSVKSPTEESRFDKLNHLSEDNGTKDFNIGRSPNSGFPNSNSLKSGDPSYAYKLNNQNTSDLSKNNQRTPQRSMTTSSGTRSFSSNKTTSPKYVPSSTPVLLPRSRSFTSPIPNEASSALESKSETPQEIKTPSRAVESLEETHNRDPQSLQENKVSQVNTIEMVSLPQQPMGANSTLSKLNRETRDYLNEEDAETKHPFADLNVKASSNEISEGFKHDSLEELDRLVKTNNNLNIDGGGAKAPINEEKNENEYPPVDERPLPSGNMEVANDRSEMPKEERRPIDNREFTDKNDESLHKQEDVREFERNHGSFVYYLKFNNKTYKVVSSSVVDTQEKLEALFQSKFGNEFIDFSFEFYIEDYDTKVNYLLEDYSDMKPKSLVVAQKEQLKTKEESPANGAKAMVETARSHEEPPNEEIESPPLFQELLQRLINIERKLGNKHTTNVPFQLSSPIKDSKRGRLVTDSTNYQKVKSMQLELASLKQVFATSFAKIPLQLNDFRNQMNIINRKASGFGFDRGYILRSKDSIEAAAKSLVKRFDDINDQIELLRSDVLLRKVRPGLDQTSYLNKEKEFIENNIRSLQKSIEEVTPTWKKQWEKELNAIVQEQEFLDNHTSLVADLNKDFDSVTTVLSNVSAIAQLQAKSGIKSKPLAVKPASGDIKGIREQIHTDVLKLRPDSDVRLQAIERFEAFQRKKVLLHEDEFEKEIQDFINDDRLRKIGGVEEIERRRLVQDEQNRKLLWKGAFNNTEKSISTEDEKRDYNAKSLPTNAHSGIPNFSQVDTTYDGVSSESRDAMKNSNAPPYITDDEAGHAEKEETGPSLMDMARNVSSDSLDAMKNSNAPSSITDDEAGHAEEKETGSSLTDMARNASSDSLDAMKNSNAPPSITDDEAGHAEEEETGPSLMNMARNASSDSLDAMKNSNVPPSITHDEAGHAEEKETGSSLTDIVHNASSESQEDNHSSTDVDLPSTTNLFGFDHAEEKIGPTEKGIDPSQPYDAYDKVSSELPKKLGDTSDVILPSTGPRITEERETNEKGTVPRVGHHRRNDTISTDDYEAYQDAEDEDNSLT, encoded by the coding sequence ATGTCTTTTCATAACAATGGTCAAGAATTACCTTGTTCAAATAATCCAGAACTATTAAGACAGAGAACAGATTCTATGAATTCTTCGTCTCAACGATATCCTTCAGTCAGCAATTTGCAAAGGGCACCTTCCGTAACGTCTGCTAGAAATCATTCTGGAGATAAGTTCACGCCCATAGCTAATTCGATTGAATCTTCTGTAACAAAACTACTGGTGAtaacaaaacaattgtTGGAAAGCTTAACTAAATGGAGCAAACAACTTGCAGAACCGGACGATGTCTCAGCTATTTATATTCGACTCGTCACTGAATTTAATATGACCATAAGGATTTTTAAAGAAGTGGGAATAGAAAGCTTAGACCTGGAAGATTTCCCATTTGAATTGCGTTCTATACTTGAAGAGACGCTAGCCGAAATCCCTTCAACAGAATCCCTTCAGCGTCATCTCCCACATGTCCGAGAAATAATCATGCATCTTCTTAAGAGCTTAAAATATAAGCAATCCCTCTATAAATCGCGATTTTTAAGACCTCGCAAAGAATCACAGGCCAGTCGAGGGTCGGAAGAAAACACTTCGAGGAAAGGGAGTAGTGAGTATGCTTTCTGTACACGAAGCACAAATTTCGAAAGCTTTTTGGGCCCTCCAGCTTTTCCTGATACGCCAAATGCTTTGAATGCTCTCAAGCAATCTTCCTCTCTTGAACGACGAGCTAGTAAACGCTTATctaaaatgaataaaagtGTTCAGCAAGGACCCAATGATGATATCCagagaaataaaataactGTTGAATCTGTGCGCGATTTACTAACTGACTCGCAAGCAGCAGATATTAAGTCGTTGGATACTTCTGTCAAAAGCCCGACAGAGGAATCTCGCTTCGACAAATTAAATCATTTATCTGAGGACAATGGTACGAAGGATTTCAATATAGGTCGAAGCCCAAATAGTGGCTTTCCCAATTCTAATTCTCTAAAATCAGGGGATCCTTCTTACGCATATAAATTGAATAATCAAAATACTTCCGATTTgtcaaaaaacaatcaaagaACCCCTCAAAGATCTATGACAACGTCTTCCGGAACGagatctttttcttccaataaAACTACTTCTCCCAAATATGTACCCTCTAGTACACCAGTGTTACTACCTAGAAGTCGTTCATTCACTTCCCCAATTCCAAATGAAGCATCTTCAGCTTTGGAATCAAAATCTGAAACTCCAcaggaaataaaaacgCCTTCACGGGCAGTTGAGTCTCTTGAGGAAACGCATAATCGGGATCCACAAAGTTTACAAGAGAACAAAGTATCTCAGGTCAATACTATAGAAATGGTTTCTTTGCCTCAACAACCTATGGGTGCGAATTCAACGTTAAGTAAACTAAATAGAGAAACTCGGGATTACctgaatgaagaagatgctgAGACAAAACATCCATTTGCCGATCTAAACGTTAAAGCATCAAGCAATGAAATATCCGAAGGGTTTAAACATGATTCACTTGAAGAATTAGATCGTTTGGTCAAAACCAACAACAATTTGAACATAGATGGTGGCGGCGCCAAGGCGCCCATcaacgaagaaaagaatgaaaacgaaTATCCTCCTGTTGATGAACGGCCGCTCCCTTCTGGTAATATGGAAGTCGCAAATGATCGCTCAGAAATGCCAAAGGAGGAGAGACGTCCTATAGACAATCGAGAATTTACTGACAAAAACGACGAATCCTTGCACAAGCAAGAAGACGTCAGGGAATTTGAGCGAAATCACGGGAGTTtcgtttattatttaaagTTCAACAATAAAACCTATAAAGTGGTTTCGTCTTCAGTAGTTGATACGCAGGAGAAGTTAGAAGCCCTTTTTCAATCTAAGTTTGGGAATGAGTTTATAGATTTCTCctttgaattttatatTGAAGATTACGATACCAAGGTGAATTATTTATTGGAAGACTATTCGGATATGAAACCTAAATCATTGGTAGTAGCTCAGAAAGAACAActgaaaaccaaagaagaatcacCGGCTAATGGTGCTAAAGCGATGGTTGAAACCGCTCGATCCCATGAAGAACCTCCaaacgaagaaatagaGAGTCCCCCATTATTTCAGGAATTGCTTCAACgtttaataaatatagaaaggaaattaGGCAATAAGCATACTACGAATGTTCCATTTCAGCTTTCGTCTCCTATTAAAGACTCCAAACGCGGCAGACTTGTGACCGATTCTACCAATTATCAGAAAGTCAAGTCCATGCAACTGGAGCTAGCTTCTTTGAAGCAAGTTTTTGCTACATCTTTCGCGAAGATCCCTTTGCAACTTAACGACTTTAGAAACCAAATGAATATAATTAACAGAAAAGCCTCTGGATTTGGGTTTGATCGTGGATACATCCTGAGAAGCAAAGATTCCATTGAAGCTGCCGCTAAATCTTTAGTTAAAAGGTTTGATGATATTAATGATCAAATTGAGCTCTTAAGGTCTGACGTTTTACTTCGAAAAGTCCGCCCAGGTTTGGATCAGACTTCTTATttaaacaaggaaaaagaattcattgAGAATAATATACGTTCGTTGCAAAAGTCGATCGAAGAAGTAACACCAACatggaaaaagcaatggGAAAAAGAGTTGAATGCGATTGTGCAAGAACAAGAGTTTTTGGATAATCATACGAGCCTTGTAGCGGatttaaataaagattttgatTCGGTTACAACTGTTTTATCAAATGTTTCTGCTATTGCCCAGCTTCAAGCAAAATCTGGAATTAAAAGCAAGCCTTTAGCTGTGAAGCCTGCTTCAGGGGACATCAAAGGAATTCGTGAACAGATTCACACGGATGTTTTAAAATTGAGACCAGATAGCGATGTCAGACTTCAGGCTATTGAACGgtttgaagcttttcaacGAAAGAAGGTTCTCTTACACGAGGAcgagtttgaaaaagaaattcaagattttattaatgaCGATAGATTACGAAAGATTGGTGgtgttgaagaaattgaacgTCGTCGATTGGTGCAAGATGAGCAGAATCGGAAACTCTTATGGAAAGGTGCCTTCAATAATACGGAGAAGTCTATATCTacagaagatgaaaagcGAGATTACAATGCTAAAAGCTTACCCACTAATGCTCATTCTGGAATCCCAAATTTTTCCCAAGTGGATACGACGTATGATGGTGTCTCAAGTGAGTCGCGGGACGCTATGAAAAACAGTAATGCTCCACCATATATAACCGACGATGAAGCCGGTCATgctgaaaaggaagaaacggGCCCTTCGTTAATGGATATGGCGCGTAATGTCTCAAGTGATTCGCTAGACGCTATGAAAAACAGTAATGCTCCATCATCTATAACCGACGATGAAGCCGGTCATGctgaagagaaagaaacgGGTTCTTCTCTTACGGATATGGCGCGTAATGCCTCGAGTGATTCGCTAGACGCTATGAAAAACAGTAATGCTCCACCATCTATAACCGACGATGAAGCCGGTCATgctgaagaggaagaaacgGGCCCTTCGTTAATGAATATGGCGCGTAATGCCTCGAGTGATTCGCTAGACGCTATGAAAAACAGTAATGTTCCACCATCTATAACCCACGATGAAGCCGGTCATGctgaagagaaagaaacgGGTTCTTCTCTTACGGATATAGTACATAATGCCTCAAGCGAGTCACAGGAGGATAATCATAGTAGTACCGATGTAGATTTACCATCAACCACGAATCTTTTCGGGTTTGATCACgctgaagaaaagattggTCCCACTGAAAAGGGGATTGATCCGTCTCAACCATACGATGCGTATGATAAAGTCTCAAGCGAATTGCCAAAAAAACTAGGAGATACTAGTGATGTTATTTTGCCATCAACTGGTCCTAGGATAACAGAAGAGAGAGAAACGAATGAAAAGGGAACTGTTCCCCGTGTTGGACATCACCGCAGGAATGATACTATTTCGACAGATGATTATGAGGCATATCAGGATGCTGAAGACGAGGATAATTCGCTAACATAA
- the rpl42 gene encoding 60S ribosomal protein L36/L42: MVNIPKTRKTYCPGKNCHKHTLHRVTQYKKGPDSKVAQGKRRYDRKQSGFGGQTKPVFHRKAKVTKKVVLRLECVACKYKNQISLKRCKHFELGGEKKTKGAAIQF, encoded by the exons atggtGAACATTCCCAAGACTCGTAAGACTTACTGTCCTGGTAAGAACTGCCACAAGCACACCTTACACAGAGTCACTCAATACAAGAAGGGTCCCGACTCTAAGGTTGCTCAAGGTAAGCGTCGTTATGACCGCAAGCAAAGTGGTTTCGGTGGTCAAACCAAGCCCGTCTTTCACAGAAAGGCCAAGGTTACCAAGAAGGTTGTCCTTCGTTTGGAATGTGTTGCTTGCAAGTACAAGAACCAAATCAGCTTGAAGCGTTGCAAGCACTTTGAGCTTGGTGGTGAGAAGAAGACCAAG GGTGCTGCTATCCAATTCTAA
- a CDS encoding DUF1761 family protein, producing MSLVYSLVPYVRPSAIVLGVAFDHAASFLVYGPLMGDLWKKAMAPAPLHTQPSSPAKKVATTYTSNLLSACIQTYSVAALLQLTGTVSMKGAFYVGLYVFGASGLPDIVDYIFTEKRGCSYTLVKTVSSLVKSVGMSMVLLGYGIRHNEV from the exons ATGTCTTTAGTTTACAGCCTTGTGCCTTACGTTCGTCCTAGTGCAATCGTTTTGGGCGTTGCTTTCGACCATGCTGcctcttttttggtttatggACCCTTGATGGGTGACCTCTGGAAGAAAGC AATGGCTCCTGCTCCTCTTCATACTCAACCTTCTAGTCCTGCCAAAAAGGTAGCCACAACCTATACGAGTAATCTCTTAAGTGCCTGCATTCAAACTTACTCCGTCGCTGCGCTCTTGCAGTTAACTGGAACTGTAAGTATGAAAGGTGCCTTTTATGTAGGGCTTTATGTGTTTGGAGCATCAGGATTGCCTGATATAGTCGACTACATATTCACAGAGAAACGAGGTTGCTCTTACACATTAGTAAAAacagtttcttctttagtGAAAAGTGTAGGCATGAGCATGGTTTTATTGGGCTATGGAATCCGCCACAATGAGGTTTAA